The following coding sequences are from one Syntrophobacterales bacterium window:
- a CDS encoding HD domain-containing protein: MHADYTHIFKLAQPYLNVRRNDIHTEIVYRSACRLLESEPGDPSIIIPAVICHDIGWSQVPEELHLKAFGPNSDPALTRLHEIAGAKLARDILLAIAYEPKKSVEIIAIIEGHDTRSTALSASDKIVKDADKLFRFDKSGMEIDANRFQIKITNHANWLEQQIEKWFFTETGKKLAQEALARFRQQRH; the protein is encoded by the coding sequence CTTATTTGAATGTCCGGAGAAACGACATTCACACCGAGATTGTTTATCGTTCGGCCTGTCGCTTGCTGGAGAGCGAACCTGGCGATCCCTCGATAATCATACCAGCGGTAATCTGCCATGATATCGGCTGGAGTCAGGTACCCGAAGAGCTGCACTTGAAGGCATTCGGGCCCAACTCTGATCCGGCGTTGACCCGTCTGCACGAGATTGCAGGGGCAAAACTCGCCCGGGACATTTTACTGGCAATCGCGTATGAACCCAAGAAGTCTGTAGAAATTATTGCCATCATTGAAGGTCATGACACCCGTTCTACAGCCCTTTCCGCCAGCGACAAGATCGTCAAGGATGCCGATAAGCTGTTTCGTTTTGATAAAAGCGGGATGGAAATTGACGCCAACCGTTTTCAAATAAAAATAACCAATCATGCCAATTGGCTGGAGCAGCAGATTGAAAAGTGGTTTTTCACCGAGACCGGGAAAAAGCTCGCCCAGGAAGCGCTTGCCCGGTTTAGACAGCAGAGGCATTAA
- a CDS encoding nitroreductase produces MGSFAIASVVRKKDESMDLLACMKQRRSARVFLDKPVSRAEVEELLAYARLAPSAINLQPWEFVVTYGEEKERLTRRLLKAHEEQKVSCGPGTANPLPERYARRSRGASRGLKPLIAALGREFDSFIEQGSCSFYGAPIAIIVTMDKLFPRLRYLDVGLGVAYLLLAAQAKGLATCPIGLVTSYADEIADVLSIPKEKEILLAIALGYADETSPINLYKTEREPLTEISSWYE; encoded by the coding sequence ATGGGGAGTTTTGCAATTGCCTCGGTTGTTCGAAAAAAGGATGAAAGTATGGATTTGCTTGCCTGCATGAAGCAAAGAAGAAGCGCCCGGGTTTTTCTGGATAAACCGGTTTCCCGGGCAGAGGTAGAAGAATTGCTTGCGTACGCACGCCTTGCCCCCTCCGCCATCAACCTTCAGCCCTGGGAGTTTGTCGTGACCTATGGCGAAGAGAAGGAACGTCTTACCCGACGGCTCTTAAAGGCGCATGAGGAACAAAAGGTTTCCTGCGGACCCGGCACGGCAAACCCCCTCCCGGAGCGTTATGCAAGGCGGTCGCGGGGCGCATCCCGGGGGTTGAAACCACTTATTGCAGCGTTGGGGAGGGAGTTTGACAGCTTTATCGAGCAGGGGAGCTGCTCCTTTTATGGCGCACCCATCGCAATTATTGTCACCATGGATAAATTATTTCCCCGACTCAGGTATCTGGATGTGGGTCTTGGCGTAGCGTATCTGCTCTTGGCGGCGCAGGCAAAAGGGCTGGCGACGTGTCCCATCGGGCTTGTCACCTCCTATGCCGACGAAATTGCCGATGTCCTCAGCATTCCCAAGGAAAAAGAGATACTTCTTGCCATTGCGCTCGGTTACGCGGACGAGACCTCGCCTATAAACCTCTATAAAACGGAGCGTGAGCCGCTTACAGAGATCAGTTCGTGGTATGAATAG
- a CDS encoding rubrerythrin family protein: MAKEFKGSQTEKNLLTAFAGESQARNRYTYFSSAAKKEGFEQIAAFFTETADNEKEHAKVFFKLLQGGDVEITAAYPAGMVGTTKENLAAAADGERMEWSAIYADFAKTAKKEGFAEVARSFEQIGKVEKFHEERYRKLLANVESGKAFRKEEAVRWHCRNCGYIFEGKTPPKICPACQHPQAHFEVLAENY, from the coding sequence ATGGCTAAGGAATTCAAGGGATCGCAAACGGAAAAGAATTTACTGACGGCATTTGCAGGTGAGTCGCAGGCGAGAAACCGTTACACCTACTTCAGCAGCGCGGCGAAGAAGGAAGGTTTCGAGCAGATAGCGGCCTTTTTTACGGAGACGGCTGATAATGAAAAGGAGCACGCCAAGGTATTTTTCAAGCTCCTGCAGGGCGGCGATGTGGAGATTACCGCTGCCTATCCGGCGGGAATGGTAGGCACAACAAAAGAGAATCTCGCCGCGGCGGCCGATGGAGAAAGAATGGAGTGGAGCGCAATCTATGCCGACTTCGCCAAAACGGCAAAAAAAGAGGGCTTTGCGGAAGTTGCCCGCTCCTTTGAACAGATTGGAAAGGTCGAAAAATTTCACGAAGAACGCTATCGCAAGCTCTTGGCGAATGTCGAATCCGGGAAGGCCTTCCGCAAGGAGGAAGCCGTGAGATGGCACTGCCGGAATTGCGGTTATATTTTTGAGGGTAAGACGCCCCCCAAAATCTGCCCTGCTTGTCAGCATCCCCAGGCCCATTTTGAGGTTTTGGCTGAAAACTACTAA
- a CDS encoding 4'-phosphopantetheinyl transferase superfamily protein has translation MPPVGNDIVDLAEPDNIGKSSDKRFCRRVFNPRELSLIANSDRPDSILWALWAAKEAAYKAVSRGAPTVCSIPKKYPVIIADAGELADSPLTGKVVTPLGELPVSIFIDAEMVHAIVAGTVDDLARIIFRVEQVDANNADPPRFARKVLLEEISRRIGCSVGDLSVAKEERRPWAPFIAFRGSRLFADISLSHDGRFVACAFDPAAL, from the coding sequence TTGCCTCCCGTCGGCAATGACATCGTCGATCTGGCCGAGCCGGACAATATCGGCAAAAGCAGCGACAAGCGTTTCTGCCGCCGTGTTTTCAATCCCCGTGAATTATCGTTAATCGCCAACTCCGACCGGCCGGACAGCATTCTCTGGGCGCTCTGGGCCGCAAAAGAGGCCGCCTACAAGGCGGTAAGCCGCGGCGCTCCGACGGTCTGTTCCATCCCGAAAAAATATCCTGTTATTATAGCTGACGCCGGCGAGTTAGCTGATTCCCCCCTGACAGGCAAGGTTGTTACGCCCCTCGGTGAACTGCCGGTAAGTATCTTTATTGATGCGGAGATGGTTCATGCAATTGTCGCCGGAACAGTGGATGATTTGGCCAGAATCATTTTCCGGGTCGAGCAGGTTGATGCCAACAATGCCGATCCGCCCCGCTTTGCAAGAAAAGTCCTGCTGGAAGAAATCTCCCGACGTATTGGCTGTTCGGTCGGTGATTTGTCCGTTGCCAAAGAAGAACGGAGGCCGTGGGCCCCGTTCATAGCTTTTAGAGGCAGCCGTCTTTTTGCCGATATAAGCTTAAGCCATGACGGCCGGTTTGTCGCTTGCGCCTTCGATCCCGCCGCATTATAG
- a CDS encoding 1-acyl-sn-glycerol-3-phosphate acyltransferase, whose amino-acid sequence MITKTDRRKLSLQQFLGGIAVVVTAPLCFLFVKLRGYSIRDLKQVRQQVKSLTREHEGPWLVCPNHLTMIDSLVLTYGLLSLSDHILHFRQIPWNLPEIKNFYKNTFLVVLCYLLKCIPVDRGGSREEVQRLLDKCLQVFNWKQRLVIFPEGTRSRHGRVDRENFSYGVGRLVDEQKETRVLIVYLRGDHQENYGSMPVQKERFTMLLEAFVPERREGGGLRVQRDYARQIVERLALLEEQYFASRRQ is encoded by the coding sequence ATGATAACGAAAACGGATCGTCGTAAACTGTCCTTACAGCAATTTCTGGGCGGGATCGCCGTCGTCGTGACGGCGCCGCTTTGCTTTCTCTTCGTCAAGTTGAGAGGGTACAGTATCCGCGATTTAAAGCAGGTTCGCCAGCAAGTCAAAAGCTTGACTCGCGAACACGAGGGGCCATGGCTTGTCTGCCCCAATCACCTGACGATGATTGATTCGCTGGTGTTAACCTATGGCCTTTTATCGCTTTCCGATCATATTCTTCATTTCCGGCAAATTCCCTGGAACTTGCCGGAAATAAAGAACTTTTACAAGAATACCTTTCTTGTGGTTTTGTGTTACCTGCTCAAATGCATCCCGGTTGACCGGGGTGGGAGCCGGGAAGAGGTGCAGCGACTGCTCGATAAATGCCTTCAGGTGTTCAATTGGAAGCAGCGGCTGGTTATCTTCCCGGAGGGGACAAGGTCACGACACGGCCGGGTTGACCGGGAGAATTTTTCCTATGGCGTGGGTCGGCTTGTTGATGAGCAGAAAGAAACTCGTGTATTGATAGTCTATCTGCGCGGCGACCATCAGGAAAATTACGGATCGATGCCGGTTCAGAAAGAGCGTTTCACGATGTTGCTGGAGGCCTTCGTCCCCGAGCGCCGTGAGGGGGGAGGGCTGCGCGTGCAGAGGGACTACGCGCGGCAGATAGTCGAACGCCTTGCTTTGCTGGAGGAGCAGTACTTTGCCTCCCGTCGGCAATGA
- a CDS encoding acyl carrier protein gives MGKEQITQKVIDILKGYVKDQSLLEKATPETHIIKDLKVNSARLVDIIIKCEDVFGTTIEDDDADRITTIGDAVELIYQKAA, from the coding sequence ATGGGAAAAGAACAGATTACACAGAAGGTTATCGATATCTTGAAGGGATATGTAAAGGATCAGTCGCTCTTGGAAAAGGCAACGCCGGAAACTCATATCATCAAGGATTTGAAGGTAAATTCGGCGCGATTGGTCGATATCATCATCAAGTGCGAGGATGTTTTCGGCACCACGATCGAGGATGACGACGCAGACCGGATTACGACGATCGGCGACGCGGTTGAGCTTATTTATCAGAAGGCTGCCTAA
- a CDS encoding beta-ketoacyl-[acyl-carrier-protein] synthase family protein — protein MRRRVVVTGMGVVAPNGYGLDAFADALREGRSGIRFVPRMAELNFGCQVGGAPEGFDKIRDSYFDSEELMSINDNIGFAAVAAIDAWKDAGFSVPAADEDRVNWDAGVIAGSGIGGMDTIAGTLVPLVNDGKCRRMGSRVVEQVMNSATSARIAGLLALGNQVTSNSSACSTGNEAIIEGVARIRNGLATRMLAGGSEGASPYIWAGFDAMKVICRKFNDRPQEASRPMSATAAGFVPGAGGAFLLLEELEAALARGARIYAEVLGGMVNCGGHRNGGTITAPNPEGVVRCIKGAIADAGIASEQIDLINGHLTATSADPGEVKNWSAALGRGPENFPMINSTKSMIGHCLGATGAIECVGVVLQLRDGFIHPSINCEDVHPLIAPWEGSIPHAAVDAPDLKIAIKAGFGFGDVNSCLIFKKWEE, from the coding sequence ATGAGACGCAGGGTTGTTGTTACGGGGATGGGGGTGGTGGCGCCAAACGGTTACGGTCTCGACGCATTTGCCGACGCCCTTAGGGAGGGCCGGTCGGGCATCCGTTTTGTCCCCAGGATGGCGGAGTTGAACTTCGGCTGTCAGGTTGGCGGAGCGCCGGAAGGCTTTGACAAGATCAGAGACAGTTATTTTGACAGCGAAGAGTTGATGTCGATTAACGACAATATCGGGTTTGCCGCAGTCGCGGCGATCGATGCCTGGAAGGACGCTGGTTTCAGCGTCCCTGCGGCTGATGAAGACCGGGTGAATTGGGATGCCGGAGTCATTGCCGGATCAGGCATCGGCGGCATGGACACGATTGCCGGCACTTTGGTGCCGCTGGTTAACGACGGCAAATGCCGTCGTATGGGAAGCCGGGTTGTCGAGCAGGTTATGAACAGCGCCACGAGCGCCCGGATCGCCGGCCTGCTTGCTTTGGGAAATCAGGTTACCTCGAACTCCTCGGCATGCAGCACCGGCAATGAGGCGATTATCGAGGGGGTTGCCCGGATCAGAAACGGTTTGGCGACGCGCATGCTGGCCGGAGGTTCGGAGGGGGCTTCACCGTATATCTGGGCGGGATTCGACGCGATGAAGGTCATTTGCCGCAAGTTTAATGATCGGCCGCAGGAGGCGTCGCGCCCGATGAGCGCCACCGCCGCCGGTTTTGTGCCGGGAGCGGGAGGGGCATTTTTGCTCTTGGAGGAATTGGAGGCGGCTTTGGCGCGCGGGGCGCGCATTTATGCCGAGGTTCTGGGCGGAATGGTGAACTGCGGCGGCCATCGGAACGGTGGAACCATAACGGCCCCTAATCCGGAGGGGGTTGTCCGCTGCATAAAAGGGGCGATTGCCGACGCGGGGATTGCTTCCGAGCAGATCGACCTGATCAACGGCCATCTGACGGCAACCTCTGCCGATCCGGGAGAGGTGAAGAACTGGTCGGCGGCACTGGGCCGAGGTCCGGAAAATTTTCCGATGATCAACTCGACAAAGTCGATGATCGGGCACTGTCTGGGGGCAACTGGCGCGATCGAATGCGTCGGGGTAGTACTGCAGTTGCGGGACGGCTTTATCCATCCTTCCATCAATTGCGAGGATGTTCATCCCCTGATTGCCCCCTGGGAAGGCAGCATCCCGCATGCGGCCGTTGATGCGCCGGATTTGAAGATTGCCATCAAGGCCGGTTTCGGCTTTGGCGATGTAAACAGTTGTCTGATTTTCAAAAAATGGGAAGAATAG
- a CDS encoding beta-hydroxyacyl-ACP dehydratase: MEADAALRNRILEMVPQQRPFRFISEIRELDEEHIVGAYRFGEDEYFYQGHFPGFPVTPGVILIETMAQTGVVAFGIYLQMMQKKGENGLDDMIALFTFADGVEFNYVVRPGETVIVSAMKSYFRGNQLKSECAMTRQDGAAICSGFLTGRAVPREKFAR; encoded by the coding sequence ATGGAGGCTGATGCTGCATTACGGAATCGCATTCTGGAAATGGTGCCCCAACAGCGTCCTTTTCGGTTTATCTCGGAAATCCGGGAACTTGACGAGGAGCATATTGTCGGGGCTTACCGGTTTGGCGAGGATGAGTATTTTTATCAGGGCCATTTCCCCGGCTTTCCGGTAACGCCCGGGGTTATCCTGATTGAGACAATGGCCCAGACAGGGGTTGTCGCGTTTGGCATTTATCTGCAGATGATGCAGAAAAAAGGGGAAAATGGTCTGGATGATATGATAGCGCTTTTTACCTTCGCCGACGGGGTGGAGTTCAATTATGTTGTTCGTCCCGGCGAGACGGTCATCGTTTCCGCTATGAAGTCATACTTCCGCGGGAATCAGCTCAAGTCTGAGTGCGCCATGACGAGGCAGGACGGCGCGGCTATCTGTTCCGGATTTCTTACCGGCCGGGCGGTGCCGCGGGAAAAGTTTGCCAGATAA
- a CDS encoding 3-oxoacyl-ACP reductase FabG translates to MTDEKKVAIVTGGAKGIGAACVRELAGRGFRVGICFRSSKEAAEGLLEGIGDGFLLPVDLADIAQIDQMLEGLKSETARVDVLVNNAGVAIDIDMLRMKIEQFDQQRAAARGAWYLTKRILRQYMLRANSGRIINISSVVGHTGNAGQIPYAMEKAALDALTKSLCRELKGREILVNSVAPGFIDTDMTERLPEEVREGILAGIPLGRMGRPEEVAQVVGFLAASASYITGTVIHVNGGMYGG, encoded by the coding sequence ATGACAGACGAAAAAAAGGTTGCAATTGTAACGGGGGGCGCAAAGGGAATCGGGGCCGCCTGTGTGCGCGAACTCGCCGGAAGGGGCTTTCGGGTGGGGATTTGCTTTCGTTCCAGCAAGGAGGCGGCGGAAGGCCTGCTCGAGGGGATAGGCGACGGATTTTTATTGCCGGTCGATCTGGCCGATATCGCACAGATTGACCAGATGCTGGAAGGCCTGAAAAGTGAAACAGCCCGAGTTGACGTTCTTGTCAACAATGCCGGGGTCGCAATCGATATCGACATGCTGCGGATGAAAATCGAGCAGTTTGACCAGCAGCGCGCAGCGGCGCGGGGCGCCTGGTACCTGACAAAACGCATTTTGCGCCAGTACATGCTGCGCGCCAACAGCGGCCGGATCATTAACATTTCAAGCGTCGTCGGCCACACCGGGAACGCCGGTCAGATTCCCTACGCGATGGAAAAGGCGGCGCTCGACGCCCTGACGAAATCGCTTTGCCGGGAACTTAAAGGACGAGAGATTCTGGTCAATTCGGTTGCCCCCGGGTTCATCGATACGGATATGACCGAGCGCCTGCCCGAGGAAGTCCGGGAGGGAATTCTGGCAGGCATTCCGCTCGGCCGGATGGGACGACCGGAAGAGGTGGCCCAGGTCGTCGGGTTTTTGGCAGCCTCCGCATCCTACATAACCGGCACGGTTATCCATGTGAACGGAGGAATGTATGGAGGCTGA
- the fabA gene encoding bifunctional 3-hydroxydecanoyl-ACP dehydratase/trans-2-decenoyl-ACP isomerase yields MTYEEFQQSGNFNKEQIIAFAYGKLVDNPPESFLARLPAPPFLMLDRIIEIAADGSKGSIVAEQDIHLDAWYFQCHMPGDPVQPGCLGVDAIWQLLGFYCVWRGALGSGRALGCGEVAFSGQIRPYNSIVRYEVEVRRLTHLKESGATIAVGEGRIFVDGEEIAEVQGARSGVFKNIAYQDYPLRSANSVGGKLGK; encoded by the coding sequence ATGACCTACGAGGAATTTCAGCAGAGCGGGAATTTTAATAAGGAGCAGATAATTGCCTTTGCCTACGGTAAGCTGGTTGACAATCCGCCGGAGTCTTTTCTGGCCCGTCTCCCGGCGCCGCCGTTTCTGATGCTGGACCGGATTATAGAGATTGCCGCGGACGGTTCGAAGGGATCAATCGTTGCCGAGCAGGATATTCATCTGGATGCGTGGTATTTTCAGTGTCACATGCCGGGCGACCCGGTGCAGCCCGGATGCCTCGGGGTTGATGCCATCTGGCAGCTTCTCGGATTCTATTGCGTCTGGCGCGGGGCCTTGGGCTCGGGCAGGGCGCTCGGGTGCGGGGAGGTTGCCTTCAGCGGCCAGATACGTCCATATAATAGCATAGTTAGATACGAGGTCGAGGTGAGGCGTTTGACGCATCTCAAGGAATCGGGAGCAACAATTGCGGTCGGCGAAGGGAGGATCTTTGTGGACGGGGAAGAGATCGCCGAGGTGCAGGGGGCCCGTTCCGGTGTCTTCAAAAATATAGCATACCAGGACTACCCGCTCCGCTCGGCAAATTCAGTCGGCGGCAAGCTGGGGAAGTAA
- a CDS encoding ketoacyl-ACP synthase III: protein MLYLHGIGHFHPENVMSNRFFEELDIGTDDAWIMERVGIRERRTVLSLDYITRTKNKDPRAANEASLYTNAETASFAAQTALERAGIKPEDIGLVISGCCAPSYSTPADAAVIAATLGIEAACFDLNSACTSFGMHVDFLNRMAPERLPPYVLIVQPENITRAMDFSDRSNCVLFGDGTTAAVLSGTVPSRLAFIESDCMTKTSAWEKVMIVNGHFRQDGHVVQGFAIRSMTDSVRKFMDFTEGKGGRFLFIGHQANMLALRTVCERAKIADENHWYNVDSLGNTGCAGAPAVLSAHWDELKDGDHVGICLVGAGLTTVQLLLEVDDNRVQQ, encoded by the coding sequence ATGCTTTATCTGCACGGAATTGGCCATTTTCATCCGGAAAACGTAATGAGCAACCGCTTTTTTGAGGAGCTCGACATTGGAACGGATGATGCGTGGATAATGGAGCGGGTAGGGATTCGGGAACGGCGCACGGTTCTTTCCCTTGACTATATAACCCGGACGAAAAACAAGGATCCGCGGGCAGCGAACGAAGCCAGCCTTTACACCAACGCCGAGACGGCGTCTTTTGCGGCCCAAACGGCGCTGGAACGAGCCGGAATAAAACCTGAAGATATCGGGTTGGTTATCTCCGGCTGCTGCGCCCCTTCCTATTCGACGCCGGCGGATGCGGCGGTCATTGCCGCCACGCTGGGTATCGAAGCTGCGTGTTTTGATCTGAACTCGGCTTGCACGAGCTTCGGGATGCACGTGGATTTTTTAAACAGAATGGCGCCGGAGCGGCTTCCACCTTATGTCCTCATTGTGCAGCCGGAGAACATCACCCGGGCGATGGATTTCAGCGACCGGTCCAACTGCGTTCTTTTCGGCGATGGAACCACGGCCGCTGTTTTGTCGGGAACGGTTCCTTCGAGGCTGGCCTTCATCGAATCGGATTGCATGACGAAGACCTCGGCTTGGGAGAAAGTCATGATCGTCAATGGCCATTTCCGTCAGGACGGACACGTCGTTCAGGGATTCGCCATCCGCAGCATGACGGATTCCGTCAGAAAATTCATGGATTTTACCGAAGGAAAAGGGGGGCGTTTCCTTTTTATCGGTCATCAGGCGAATATGCTGGCCCTCCGCACCGTCTGCGAGCGGGCAAAGATAGCCGACGAAAATCACTGGTATAACGTGGATTCATTGGGGAATACCGGCTGCGCGGGGGCGCCGGCGGTACTGAGCGCCCACTGGGATGAATTAAAGGATGGCGACCATGTGGGAATTTGCCTCGTCGGGGCGGGCCTGACCACGGTTCAGTTGCTATTGGAAGTTGATGATAACAGGGTGCAACAATGA
- a CDS encoding acyl-CoA dehydrogenase family protein — translation MDFNLNEEQKQYLDTVRRFVAREITPHVLNLEKGHVFPFEIIRKAWELGVMNLSIPEDIKGYGVDAIASALIIRELSYGDSGIATSTMCNDLANIVIALHGNEEQQERFLSPFANEAILASFCLTEPNAGSDNSSMTTVMRKGKDGKYILNGAKCFITNASFASQFTVFCKVGKPASPFMACVVIPSLSLEPETAELDSHSSREIPLPGGGRIVTGKPEDKLGQRLSNTATVTFEDVILDDEQIIGDRRLGFQYITDVLDYARPMVAAIGVGLAKRALDVTLAYTKERRQFGQRICDMPVARETLVAMWKKVELADMALMKAAFMIKDGSSEQGMYASLAKNMAAEAAIFCATEGLHLHGGYGFMAEYEISKLLRDAQIIDIYEGTREVQNMIIGRELI, via the coding sequence ATGGATTTCAATCTTAATGAAGAACAGAAACAGTATCTCGATACAGTGCGGCGTTTCGTGGCGCGGGAAATTACACCCCATGTTCTCAATCTCGAAAAGGGGCATGTCTTTCCGTTTGAAATTATCCGCAAGGCGTGGGAACTCGGCGTCATGAATCTTTCCATCCCGGAGGACATCAAGGGTTATGGGGTGGATGCGATCGCCTCGGCGTTGATTATCCGGGAGCTTTCCTATGGCGACAGCGGCATTGCCACTTCGACCATGTGCAACGATCTGGCCAATATCGTGATCGCCCTGCATGGCAATGAGGAGCAGCAGGAACGATTTCTTTCCCCCTTTGCCAATGAAGCGATTCTGGCTTCATTCTGTCTGACTGAGCCGAATGCCGGTTCCGACAACTCGAGCATGACCACCGTCATGCGCAAGGGCAAGGACGGGAAGTACATCCTGAATGGCGCCAAATGCTTTATCACCAATGCCTCCTTCGCCTCGCAGTTTACCGTTTTTTGCAAGGTGGGGAAGCCTGCCTCTCCGTTTATGGCCTGCGTGGTCATTCCTTCTCTTTCGCTCGAACCGGAAACAGCGGAGCTCGATTCCCACTCCTCCCGCGAGATTCCGCTTCCCGGCGGAGGCAGGATCGTGACGGGGAAGCCGGAGGACAAGCTGGGACAGCGTCTCTCCAATACGGCGACGGTCACCTTCGAGGACGTGATCCTCGATGATGAGCAGATAATCGGCGATCGGCGTCTGGGGTTTCAGTACATAACCGATGTTCTGGACTATGCCCGGCCGATGGTGGCGGCAATCGGGGTGGGTCTGGCCAAGCGTGCCTTGGATGTGACCCTTGCCTATACCAAGGAGCGCCGCCAGTTTGGTCAGCGGATTTGCGATATGCCGGTAGCCCGGGAAACACTCGTCGCGATGTGGAAAAAGGTTGAGCTTGCCGATATGGCCCTGATGAAGGCGGCGTTCATGATCAAGGATGGTTCGTCCGAGCAGGGGATGTATGCCTCGCTTGCCAAAAACATGGCTGCCGAGGCGGCAATCTTCTGCGCCACGGAAGGTTTGCACCTCCACGGCGGTTATGGTTTCATGGCCGAGTATGAGATATCCAAGCTGCTCAGGGATGCCCAGATCATCGATATTTATGAAGGCACCCGCGAGGTTCAGAACATGATTATCGGCAGGGAGCTGATTTAA